One Olsenella sp. oral taxon 807 DNA segment encodes these proteins:
- a CDS encoding cold-shock protein, whose translation MAQGTVKWFNPDKGYGFISRDDGDDLFVHYSEIQMDGFKTLDEGQAVEFDITQGQNGKLQASNVRKM comes from the coding sequence ATGGCACAGGGTACGGTCAAATGGTTCAACCCCGACAAGGGCTACGGCTTCATCTCTCGCGATGATGGCGATGACCTCTTCGTTCACTACAGCGAGATCCAGATGGACGGCTTCAAGACGCTGGACGAGGGCCAGGCTGTCGAGTTCGACATCACGCAGGGGCAGAACGGCAAGCTCCAGGCCTCTAACGTGAGGAAGATGTAA
- the ruvB gene encoding Holliday junction branch migration DNA helicase RuvB, with protein sequence MWEAPDKDLFADDACLEARGRSVTGELTADDIDVERSLRPRTLEEYCGQERVRDNLRVLIVAAKDRGEVLDHVLFSGPPGLGKTTLAGVVANEMGARLKTSSGPAIARTGDLAAILTNLEEGDVLFVDEIHRLNHQVEEVLYPAMEDFALDIVIGKGPAARSIRLDLPRFTLVGATTRTGLLTGPLRDRFGISYRLDYYTTDELTRIVLRSARLLGVVIDDRGAAEIASRSRGTPRLANRLLKRVRDYAQVKADGTIDWDVAAQALSFFEIDELGLDWMDTKILGTLTQTFRGRPVGLTTISSSVGEDPSTIEDVYEPYLLQRGLIVRTPQGRQATELAFEHLGITPPAGKTMG encoded by the coding sequence ATGTGGGAGGCTCCCGACAAGGACCTCTTTGCCGATGACGCGTGCCTCGAGGCGAGGGGCCGCAGCGTGACCGGCGAGCTTACGGCAGACGACATCGACGTCGAGCGCAGCCTGAGGCCCCGGACCTTGGAGGAGTACTGCGGCCAGGAGCGCGTCCGTGACAACCTCCGCGTGCTCATCGTGGCTGCCAAGGACAGGGGGGAGGTCCTCGATCACGTGCTCTTCTCAGGACCTCCCGGCCTCGGGAAGACGACCCTCGCAGGCGTGGTCGCCAACGAGATGGGCGCCCGCCTCAAGACCAGCTCCGGTCCCGCGATCGCCCGCACGGGAGACCTTGCCGCCATACTCACGAACCTCGAGGAGGGCGACGTCCTCTTTGTTGACGAGATCCATCGCCTCAACCATCAGGTCGAGGAGGTGCTCTATCCGGCGATGGAGGACTTCGCCCTCGACATCGTCATCGGGAAGGGTCCGGCGGCCCGGTCTATCAGGCTCGATCTGCCCCGCTTCACGCTCGTTGGCGCAACCACGCGCACCGGACTTCTCACGGGGCCGTTGCGTGACCGCTTTGGCATCTCGTACCGCCTCGACTACTATACGACAGACGAGCTCACCCGCATTGTCCTGCGCTCTGCCAGACTGCTTGGCGTGGTCATTGACGATCGGGGTGCGGCGGAGATAGCCAGCAGGTCACGTGGGACTCCTCGGCTTGCGAATCGCCTGCTCAAGCGTGTTCGTGACTATGCTCAGGTCAAGGCAGACGGTACGATAGACTGGGACGTCGCCGCCCAGGCGCTCTCGTTCTTCGAAATCGACGAGCTGGGCCTTGACTGGATGGACACCAAGATCCTAGGGACCCTCACCCAGACCTTCCGGGGTCGTCCCGTGGGTCTGACAACCATCTCCTCCTCCGTAGGGGAGGACCCGTCCACCATCGAGGACGTCTATGAGCCCTATCTGCTCCAGCGAGGGCTCATCGTGCGCACCCCGCAGGGGAGGCAGGCGACAGAGCTTGCCTTCGAGCACCTGGGGATCACCCCTCCTGCGGGCAAGACGATGGGGTAG
- the ruvC gene encoding crossover junction endodeoxyribonuclease RuvC, which produces MIILGIDPGLANTGWGVIETRGSVCRTRAYGCVSSGSRDSLDRRLGRIFEEVSKIVQDYSPAQLAIEKVFFGENSRSAIATAQARGAAIVACAEAGMELGEYTPMQVKQAVVGTGGADKRQVIYMVRSILALERDPRPDHCADALAVAICHANLSRTRRITQDAASVQIQEQEWAQRSYDRALAREATAAASAAHLPQGKRDRRALTHARQSRRNSR; this is translated from the coding sequence ATGATCATCCTTGGCATTGACCCTGGCTTGGCAAACACCGGCTGGGGTGTAATCGAGACGCGAGGATCTGTGTGCCGAACACGCGCCTATGGGTGCGTGAGCAGCGGATCAAGAGATTCGCTCGATCGGCGCCTGGGTCGTATCTTTGAGGAGGTCTCCAAGATAGTGCAAGACTACAGTCCTGCGCAGCTTGCCATAGAGAAGGTGTTCTTTGGGGAGAACTCACGCTCCGCCATCGCGACGGCCCAGGCGAGGGGGGCTGCGATCGTCGCCTGCGCCGAGGCTGGCATGGAGCTGGGGGAGTATACGCCGATGCAGGTGAAGCAGGCTGTCGTGGGCACGGGCGGGGCGGATAAGCGGCAGGTCATCTATATGGTGCGCAGCATCCTTGCCCTTGAGCGCGACCCCAGGCCCGACCACTGCGCCGATGCGCTTGCCGTTGCCATCTGCCACGCCAACCTCTCTCGGACGAGGCGCATCACCCAGGACGCCGCCTCGGTCCAGATACAAGAGCAGGAGTGGGCCCAGAGGAGCTACGATCGCGCTCTTGCGCGCGAGGCGACTGCGGCGGCGAGCGCCGCCCACCTCCCCCAGGGCAAGCGGGACCGCCGGGCACTTACCCATGCGCGCCAGAGCAGGAGGAACAGCCGATGA
- a CDS encoding nitrilase-related carbon-nitrogen hydrolase encodes MRIGIAQIDSRPGDFDKTCERMLAYSKVAAERDVDLLIFPSLALTGIEGVRQADQLPFLHDLLACLGSLAEGIACPCLMAILVSYDDVVAMEAILLKDGKVMLINLAGSFFGAAMEAAPPQGSLPEQGVPILSLGGEQLAVALTFDDLDRLRSGQSGATVIVYLDDQGFHVDDPSTALGAGLTEGRFSEDAKASGAWFVGVGALGLYGESVYCGSSFVLSPAGELVAAAPDFEEGFVSCEVGADVSVAKDAVLSPEVYDQTFQLWQALTLGVRDIVEKHRCVEHAVLPLDGTLSSELLAMLASDALGPTKVHALIATDDAEGAARARELAGRLRLDLREAHATLWDAAGGSVLLGRARAAAQLAVWADELGACVLSPRDKTDLALGLWADVPSSAAAMPLGDVYRSDIVDLARLRNTISPIMGSVALSRLDLPTVPGITLPSGSVEECVYAVDSILLEHVEGRHGVKDVVEVTGRDPNLVREVLLRLNDTEATRVGVPTVIVTSSAPLTNATQPLGLVWRADGSREEQELQRTLLQLAEKVLSIPDNLRPAALEPKAEAHAQADEAVRQLKDALSFLNDFTQGGGMDIKDSESLQDWLKSLRSGGKPDKPFGNMLIWGSPFSEN; translated from the coding sequence ATGAGAATTGGCATTGCACAGATAGACAGCCGACCGGGTGACTTCGATAAGACCTGCGAGCGTATGCTGGCCTACTCTAAGGTAGCGGCCGAGCGCGACGTGGACCTCCTTATCTTTCCGTCCTTGGCCCTCACGGGAATCGAGGGCGTGCGCCAGGCAGACCAGCTGCCCTTCCTGCACGACCTGCTCGCATGCCTCGGGTCGCTTGCAGAAGGCATCGCCTGTCCTTGCCTCATGGCAATCCTTGTGAGCTACGATGATGTGGTTGCCATGGAGGCGATCCTGCTCAAGGATGGCAAGGTCATGCTGATCAATCTGGCAGGAAGCTTCTTTGGGGCGGCGATGGAGGCGGCTCCCCCGCAGGGATCGCTGCCCGAGCAGGGAGTTCCCATCCTCAGCCTCGGGGGGGAGCAGCTTGCCGTAGCCCTCACCTTTGACGACCTTGATCGTCTTCGGAGCGGACAATCGGGTGCAACCGTCATCGTCTACCTCGACGACCAGGGATTTCATGTCGATGATCCCTCGACGGCGCTTGGCGCTGGCCTCACGGAGGGACGATTCTCTGAGGACGCCAAGGCGAGCGGCGCATGGTTCGTAGGCGTGGGTGCCCTGGGACTCTATGGGGAATCCGTGTATTGTGGGTCGAGCTTCGTGCTCTCGCCGGCAGGCGAACTTGTGGCGGCCGCCCCCGACTTCGAGGAGGGCTTTGTGAGCTGCGAGGTGGGTGCGGACGTTTCGGTTGCGAAGGACGCGGTCCTCTCGCCCGAGGTTTACGATCAGACGTTCCAGCTTTGGCAGGCCCTTACGCTGGGGGTTCGCGATATCGTAGAGAAGCACAGGTGCGTCGAGCATGCGGTCCTACCCCTTGACGGCACCCTGAGCTCGGAGCTTTTGGCCATGCTTGCATCCGATGCCTTGGGACCGACCAAGGTGCACGCCCTGATCGCGACTGACGATGCCGAGGGGGCCGCTCGCGCACGGGAGCTTGCGGGCAGGCTTCGTCTCGATTTGCGTGAGGCACATGCCACGCTCTGGGACGCGGCGGGCGGCTCTGTGCTGCTGGGCCGCGCGAGGGCCGCCGCCCAGCTTGCCGTCTGGGCCGATGAGTTGGGTGCTTGCGTGCTCTCGCCAAGGGACAAGACCGATCTTGCCCTCGGCCTTTGGGCTGACGTTCCCAGCTCTGCCGCTGCCATGCCCTTGGGGGACGTCTATCGCTCCGACATCGTCGACCTCGCCCGCCTGCGTAACACCATCTCGCCCATTATGGGGTCCGTCGCGCTCTCTAGGCTCGACCTTCCCACTGTGCCAGGCATCACACTGCCCTCCGGTTCGGTGGAGGAGTGCGTGTATGCAGTAGACTCAATCCTTCTCGAGCATGTGGAGGGGCGCCACGGTGTCAAGGACGTCGTCGAGGTTACGGGGCGCGATCCGAACCTCGTGAGGGAGGTCTTGCTGAGGCTCAATGACACGGAGGCGACCCGCGTCGGCGTCCCCACCGTGATCGTCACGAGCTCTGCCCCGCTCACAAACGCAACCCAACCGCTGGGGCTTGTGTGGCGTGCGGATGGCTCCAGAGAGGAGCAGGAGCTGCAGCGTACCCTTCTGCAGCTTGCGGAGAAGGTCCTCTCGATCCCCGACAACCTTCGGCCTGCCGCCCTTGAGCCGAAGGCGGAGGCGCATGCGCAGGCAGATGAGGCGGTGCGCCAGCTGAAAGATGCGCTCTCCTTTCTCAACGACTTCACGCAAGGAGGTGGCATGGACATCAAGGACAGCGAGAGCCTTCAGGACTGGCTCAAGTCCCTCCGCTCGGGAGGTAAGCCGGACAAGCCCTTTGGCAACATGCTCATCTGGGGATCTCCTTTTTCGGAGAATTGA
- the dnaE gene encoding DNA polymerase III subunit alpha, with protein MAFVHLHNHSDFSILDGAARIPDIVRRAVELKMPAVALTDHGYLFGVPNLDLECRKYNEAACAMKQWEHDLECFEKGWELEEPAPDAKDAEACDRAHAQWESDRRVWEATHDLAAVRENRPPLKVKPIFGCECYFIKDECIERGTKQRRFHLILLAKSGRGYANLLRCMSKAAGHEMYYYKPRVTLDMLREYHEGLICQSACVQGIISQCVLDGDFDGAREWASSFRSIFGEDFYIEIQDHAQEYRGGWNDRKLAEHLVGMARELNIKVVATNDFHYLVREDAPTQDVLSCIGKATTLSDETRQHMVGSEFYMKSEQEMRELFSWVPEACDNTLEIASKCDFELDWSSMYLPEFPGLKPGETAEERFRVECERGLAKRYGADWRDVVIGGINVQERFEYEYRIICDKGFANYFLIVQDYVQWAKDRGIGVGPGRGSAAGAIVAYAMNITSFDPLENGLMFERFLSPQRSEMPDIDMDFDDEHLQDVLTHVRELYGEDHVCKVITYSTIKAKQAINDAARVLGQPVYVGQRLSKMLSGDPGLELANALHKNERKPDQYSPDFEQAYKDDEVAHGIIDAALSIEGMTRGEGVHACATLITPTPVTDHVPTKLDTKGNVTITQYEGHSVADMGLLKMDFLGLRTLTVISKALENIQASHPDLTDLDALPDSVRACVKPGATSLDLDVDKVDFTDPKIYELLGSGRTAGVFQVESPGMTATIKNMQPKEYKQIVALIALYRPGPLGSGMVTSYINRMNGREDVVFYDDRLSEILDETYGTIVYQEQVMQISVKMSGFSAGESDSRIRKPVAKKKVKLLTSTVFHWDNGKDETTYDHWMNGAVDNGYTREVAQRIWDDVLEFASYAFNKSHSAGYAILVMQTAWLKAHFPLEYMASVLTSYMGKTDKIVHYVTSCRREGIDVLPPDINESGRDFTATSEGVRFGFAGIRGVGEGVAEAIMSEREARGPFRDLHDFVDRVDAGQANRRVVEALIKAGAFDSTGYPRRQLMTFTDKSDPANIVDAATKRQKDRAAGQSSLFDLFGAVEGSGFDDQVPDPDPAAEWDRHTKLAQEHEVLGLYVSDHPLAPFEYALSKARDYTVLELSESDESVDPESGATITRFKVPEGQSIRLAGMVPTGGVAKKVTKKGDQMAVVTLEDMEGEISVVVFPKTYKECAAVLEGEVDSQTGERVGDVFIRVTGKLERGDRGDQVIASSVEAMELSERTNRPKVVEVFVSPQRLLSQGCLETLQSILVRYDGLDKVALLVESATGDLVRLALPTRVDARNNVLLAEVKDLVEGEGHVRLV; from the coding sequence ATGGCATTCGTTCACCTTCACAACCACTCCGACTTCTCCATCCTCGACGGAGCGGCGCGCATCCCTGATATCGTGAGGCGCGCCGTCGAGCTCAAGATGCCCGCCGTCGCCCTCACGGATCACGGCTACCTCTTTGGCGTTCCCAACCTCGACCTAGAGTGCCGCAAGTACAACGAGGCCGCCTGCGCCATGAAGCAGTGGGAGCATGACCTGGAGTGCTTCGAGAAGGGCTGGGAGCTTGAGGAGCCCGCGCCGGACGCGAAGGACGCAGAGGCCTGCGATCGCGCCCACGCTCAGTGGGAGAGCGATCGCAGGGTCTGGGAGGCGACGCACGATCTCGCTGCCGTCAGGGAGAACCGGCCACCCCTCAAGGTGAAGCCCATCTTTGGCTGCGAGTGCTACTTCATCAAGGATGAGTGTATCGAGCGGGGCACCAAGCAGCGCCGCTTCCACCTGATCCTGCTTGCCAAGAGCGGGCGCGGCTACGCGAACCTCCTCAGATGCATGTCCAAGGCCGCCGGTCACGAGATGTATTACTACAAGCCCCGCGTGACGCTCGACATGCTCAGGGAGTACCACGAGGGCCTCATCTGCCAGAGCGCCTGCGTCCAGGGCATCATCTCGCAGTGCGTGCTCGACGGCGACTTCGACGGCGCGCGCGAGTGGGCGAGCAGCTTCCGGTCAATCTTTGGCGAGGACTTCTACATCGAGATCCAAGACCATGCCCAGGAGTACCGGGGTGGCTGGAACGATCGCAAGCTCGCCGAACACCTCGTCGGGATGGCCCGTGAGCTGAACATCAAGGTCGTCGCCACCAATGACTTCCACTACCTCGTCCGCGAGGACGCCCCTACCCAGGATGTTCTGTCGTGCATCGGCAAGGCGACGACCCTCTCGGACGAGACTCGCCAGCATATGGTGGGCTCAGAGTTCTACATGAAGAGTGAGCAGGAGATGCGCGAGCTCTTCTCCTGGGTACCCGAGGCCTGCGACAACACCCTCGAGATCGCGTCCAAGTGTGACTTCGAGCTGGACTGGTCGAGCATGTACCTGCCCGAGTTCCCAGGGCTCAAGCCCGGCGAGACCGCCGAGGAGCGCTTTCGCGTCGAGTGCGAGCGCGGCCTTGCCAAGCGCTACGGCGCCGACTGGAGAGACGTCGTCATCGGTGGCATCAACGTCCAGGAACGCTTTGAGTACGAGTACCGGATCATCTGCGACAAGGGCTTTGCCAACTACTTCCTCATCGTCCAGGACTACGTCCAGTGGGCCAAGGACAGGGGCATTGGCGTGGGGCCGGGGCGTGGCTCGGCGGCAGGTGCCATCGTCGCCTACGCCATGAACATCACGAGCTTTGACCCGCTTGAGAATGGCCTCATGTTCGAGCGCTTCCTCTCGCCCCAGCGCTCGGAGATGCCCGACATAGACATGGACTTCGACGACGAGCACCTCCAGGACGTCCTTACCCACGTCCGCGAGCTCTACGGCGAGGATCACGTCTGCAAGGTCATCACCTACTCCACGATCAAGGCCAAGCAGGCCATCAATGACGCGGCGCGCGTGCTCGGCCAGCCCGTCTATGTGGGTCAGAGGCTCTCAAAGATGCTCTCCGGGGACCCGGGCCTCGAGCTTGCGAACGCCCTGCACAAGAACGAGCGGAAGCCCGACCAGTATTCCCCCGACTTCGAGCAGGCCTACAAGGACGACGAGGTCGCCCACGGCATCATTGACGCGGCCCTCTCGATAGAGGGCATGACCCGCGGCGAGGGCGTCCATGCCTGCGCGACGCTCATCACTCCCACTCCCGTCACCGACCACGTGCCCACGAAGCTCGACACCAAGGGCAACGTCACGATCACCCAGTACGAGGGTCACTCGGTTGCGGACATGGGCCTACTCAAGATGGACTTCTTGGGCCTGCGCACCCTCACGGTCATCAGCAAGGCGCTCGAGAACATCCAGGCGTCCCATCCTGACCTCACAGACCTCGACGCCCTGCCCGATAGCGTCAGGGCCTGCGTCAAGCCAGGTGCCACCAGCCTGGACCTCGATGTCGACAAGGTTGACTTCACCGATCCCAAGATCTACGAGCTTCTGGGCTCGGGCCGCACCGCCGGTGTCTTTCAGGTCGAGTCGCCGGGCATGACGGCCACGATCAAGAACATGCAGCCCAAGGAGTACAAGCAGATAGTCGCCTTGATCGCCCTCTACCGCCCTGGCCCCTTGGGCTCGGGCATGGTCACGAGCTACATCAATCGCATGAACGGCAGGGAGGACGTCGTCTTCTACGACGACCGCCTCTCCGAGATCCTGGACGAGACCTATGGCACCATCGTCTACCAGGAGCAGGTCATGCAGATCTCGGTCAAGATGAGCGGCTTCTCGGCTGGTGAGTCCGACTCACGCATCAGGAAGCCCGTGGCGAAGAAGAAGGTCAAGCTCCTCACCTCGACCGTCTTTCACTGGGACAACGGCAAGGACGAGACGACCTACGACCACTGGATGAACGGTGCCGTCGACAACGGCTACACCCGGGAGGTCGCCCAGCGGATCTGGGACGACGTCTTGGAGTTTGCCTCCTATGCCTTCAACAAGTCGCATTCGGCCGGCTACGCCATACTCGTCATGCAGACGGCTTGGCTCAAGGCCCACTTCCCCCTCGAGTACATGGCGTCGGTGCTCACGTCCTACATGGGGAAGACCGACAAGATCGTCCACTACGTCACGTCCTGCCGCCGCGAGGGCATCGACGTCCTGCCGCCCGACATCAACGAGTCGGGCAGGGACTTCACGGCGACCTCGGAGGGCGTCCGCTTTGGATTCGCGGGCATCCGCGGCGTGGGTGAGGGTGTGGCCGAGGCCATCATGTCCGAGCGCGAGGCGAGAGGTCCCTTCAGGGACCTCCATGACTTCGTGGACCGCGTGGACGCAGGGCAGGCCAACCGTCGCGTCGTCGAGGCCCTCATCAAGGCGGGCGCCTTCGATTCGACGGGCTACCCAAGAAGGCAGCTCATGACGTTCACCGACAAGAGCGATCCCGCTAACATCGTCGATGCGGCGACGAAGCGCCAGAAGGACCGTGCGGCTGGTCAGAGCTCGCTTTTCGACCTCTTTGGCGCGGTGGAGGGCTCGGGCTTTGACGATCAGGTGCCAGACCCTGACCCCGCAGCCGAGTGGGACCGCCACACGAAGCTCGCGCAGGAGCATGAGGTCCTGGGACTCTACGTCTCGGACCACCCGCTGGCCCCCTTCGAGTACGCGCTCTCGAAGGCCCGTGACTACACGGTCCTGGAGCTTTCCGAGTCAGACGAGAGCGTCGACCCCGAGAGCGGCGCGACGATCACGCGCTTCAAGGTGCCCGAGGGGCAGTCCATCAGGCTTGCCGGCATGGTGCCTACAGGTGGCGTCGCCAAGAAGGTCACCAAGAAGGGTGACCAGATGGCCGTCGTCACACTTGAGGACATGGAGGGCGAGATATCCGTCGTCGTCTTTCCCAAGACCTACAAGGAGTGCGCGGCAGTGCTTGAGGGCGAGGTGGACAGTCAGACGGGAGAGCGTGTCGGGGACGTCTTCATCAGGGTCACGGGCAAGCTCGAGCGTGGCGATCGTGGTGATCAGGTGATCGCCAGCTCGGTCGAGGCGATGGAGCTCTCCGAGAGGACCAACAGGCCCAAGGTGGTAGAGGTCTTCGTGAGTCCGCAGCGGCTGCTCTCCCAGGGATGCCTCGAGACGTTGCAGTCCATCCTTGTCCGCTACGACGGCTTGGACAAGGTCGCGCTCCTCGTCGAGAGCGCGACCGGGGACTTGGTGCGCCTGGCGCTTCCCACGAGGGTGGACGCCCGCAACAACGTGCTACTCGCCGAGGTTAAGGATCTCGTGGAGGGGGAGGGTCACGTCCGGCTCGTCTAG
- the ruvA gene encoding Holliday junction branch migration protein RuvA, with translation MIAQLTGSVVERFSDQVVLDVGGVGFLLGVSATTAAQLPEQGSSDVTLYTRLLLRESAMELYGFSSRDERAVFDRLVAVSGVGPKLALAILSVFTPATLATIVRLKDASRLSQVPGVGRKKVQHLLVELQDVFAQDGELRDLVGADEPSPAAPGPSETDESIVREASSALLSMGFTSQEIERALEGRTRADADTLEKTLSYALRRLGGGS, from the coding sequence ATGATCGCTCAGCTTACGGGTTCTGTGGTCGAACGGTTTTCCGATCAGGTCGTCTTGGACGTGGGAGGCGTGGGCTTTCTTCTGGGCGTCTCCGCCACGACTGCGGCGCAGCTTCCGGAGCAGGGCAGTTCTGATGTCACGCTCTACACGCGCCTGCTTCTGAGGGAGAGCGCGATGGAGCTCTATGGCTTTTCCTCCCGCGACGAGCGTGCGGTCTTCGATAGGCTGGTTGCGGTCTCGGGCGTGGGTCCCAAGCTCGCGCTCGCGATCCTCTCTGTCTTCACGCCCGCTACCCTCGCGACGATTGTCAGGCTCAAGGACGCGAGCCGTCTGTCCCAGGTCCCGGGTGTCGGCAGGAAGAAGGTGCAGCACCTACTCGTCGAGCTTCAGGATGTGTTTGCCCAGGATGGCGAGCTGAGGGACCTTGTGGGTGCGGACGAGCCGTCGCCAGCCGCGCCAGGTCCGTCCGAGACGGACGAGTCCATCGTGCGGGAGGCAAGCTCGGCGCTTCTCTCCATGGGCTTCACGTCCCAAGAGATCGAACGTGCCCTCGAGGGCCGTACGCGTGCTGATGCAGATACGCTCGAGAAGACCCTCTCCTATGCGCTCAGGCGCTTAGGGGGTGGTTCGTGA
- a CDS encoding Sapep family Mn(2+)-dependent dipeptidase, translating into MPDEKLKERVEDYVGEVWEDVVADIRSLVRIRSVEDLSHATQKDPWGPASHEALRRALSIASRLGLDAHDCEGYLGYADVTGSSEDYLATIAHCDVVPEGLGWTVEPFDVTRKDAYLVGRGVLDDKGPLVLSLYAAHFFAREVERTGRRLPLTLRAIIGSEEETGMGDVSYYLDHYPQPRFVFTPDADFPLICGERGILQGHFSSDPTVGVAGSRIVSVEGGTVPNAICGLASAVVRAELGELPECGQVGRSVEGEGLVRLTAKGRGGHASLPEGTINAIGLLVDYLLDAGLVSDVQRPFFELEQLLCSSGHDGVALGVQSANDRFGALSIIGGTIRSQAGCLIQSCDVRFPDSTSADTLAHTLTRRAKEHDASFAVDLVKPPFYADPSSPEVRCLLDTYDEYVGGVSKPLVIGGGTYAREFERACAFGPHEPGEDVPAWVGPEHGPDEAVSEESLRRALKIYIVSIARLMRLYA; encoded by the coding sequence ATGCCTGACGAAAAGCTCAAGGAGCGTGTGGAGGACTACGTAGGCGAGGTCTGGGAGGATGTCGTTGCTGACATCCGCTCGCTCGTGCGGATCCGTTCCGTGGAGGACCTCTCGCACGCGACACAGAAAGATCCCTGGGGACCTGCGAGTCACGAGGCGCTGAGGCGCGCCCTTTCCATTGCCTCCCGCCTGGGTCTTGACGCACACGACTGCGAGGGGTACCTCGGCTACGCGGATGTCACCGGCAGCTCCGAGGACTACCTCGCTACGATAGCCCACTGCGACGTCGTGCCCGAGGGGCTTGGCTGGACCGTCGAGCCTTTTGACGTGACCCGCAAGGACGCCTATCTGGTGGGGCGTGGCGTCCTCGATGACAAGGGTCCTCTCGTGCTCTCACTCTATGCCGCTCACTTCTTCGCTCGCGAGGTCGAGCGCACGGGAAGGCGGCTGCCCCTCACCCTGCGCGCGATCATCGGATCGGAGGAGGAGACGGGCATGGGGGACGTCTCCTACTACCTGGATCACTACCCCCAGCCCCGCTTCGTCTTCACACCCGACGCCGACTTCCCCCTCATCTGTGGCGAGAGGGGCATCCTGCAGGGTCACTTCAGCTCTGACCCTACCGTCGGCGTGGCGGGGAGCCGCATCGTCAGCGTGGAGGGCGGGACAGTTCCGAACGCCATCTGTGGCCTTGCGAGCGCTGTGGTGAGGGCAGAGCTAGGCGAGCTGCCTGAGTGCGGGCAGGTGGGACGTTCGGTTGAGGGGGAGGGCCTCGTGCGCCTGACGGCCAAAGGCAGGGGCGGCCATGCCTCGCTTCCCGAGGGTACCATCAACGCAATCGGCCTGCTCGTGGACTACCTGCTTGACGCGGGTCTCGTCTCGGACGTACAGAGGCCCTTCTTCGAGTTGGAGCAGCTGCTCTGCTCCTCGGGCCATGACGGGGTGGCCCTTGGCGTCCAGAGCGCCAACGACCGCTTTGGTGCCCTCAGCATCATTGGCGGTACCATTCGCTCTCAGGCAGGATGTCTGATCCAGAGCTGTGACGTTCGCTTTCCCGACTCGACGAGCGCCGACACCTTGGCCCACACCCTCACGAGGCGTGCAAAGGAGCATGACGCGAGCTTTGCGGTCGATCTTGTGAAGCCCCCCTTCTATGCCGATCCCTCCTCTCCTGAGGTTCGCTGCCTGCTCGATACCTATGATGAGTACGTGGGCGGGGTGTCCAAGCCGCTCGTGATCGGCGGGGGGACCTATGCGCGCGAGTTCGAGCGCGCCTGTGCCTTCGGTCCGCATGAGCCTGGTGAGGATGTGCCTGCTTGGGTTGGACCCGAGCACGGACCCGACGAGGCCGTCAGCGAAGAGAGCCTGAGGCGCGCCCTCAAGATCTACATCGTGTCCATTGCCCGCCTCATGCGCCTGTACGCCTAG
- a CDS encoding DUF4143 domain-containing protein: MDFEEFLWALGEGALAAMIRRSFESRQNLPETLHRKAERLWREYMLVGGMPQSVAAYADGRDLMAADRAKGLILGLYRNDIEKRGGLAAKRIKAVFDAIPGQLAKHEKKVVYAQIEGDSRARDFATAFAWLKEAATVSLCTLSADPSVGLALSEDEASVKCYMVDTGLLASMAFDSSGSVMPEAYRQVLTGSIEVSEGMLMENAVAQQLRANGHPLHFYSKSSTVKEERMEIDFLTIRPYPGAAMKPRVSPIEIKSGKRYSPVSLNKFKAKFARRVGTEYVLHAKILKVEGDRVFLPLYMSICI; the protein is encoded by the coding sequence ATGGACTTCGAGGAGTTCCTGTGGGCCTTGGGAGAGGGCGCCCTCGCCGCCATGATCAGGCGCTCCTTCGAGAGCCGACAGAACCTGCCGGAGACGCTCCACCGCAAGGCCGAGAGGCTCTGGAGGGAGTACATGCTCGTGGGAGGGATGCCCCAGTCCGTGGCGGCGTATGCGGACGGGCGCGACCTGATGGCCGCCGACCGCGCGAAGGGGCTCATCCTCGGTCTGTACCGCAACGACATCGAGAAGCGCGGTGGCCTCGCCGCGAAGAGGATCAAGGCGGTCTTCGACGCCATCCCCGGCCAGCTAGCCAAGCACGAGAAGAAGGTCGTGTACGCGCAGATCGAGGGGGACTCGCGTGCCAGGGACTTCGCGACGGCCTTCGCGTGGCTGAAGGAGGCCGCGACGGTCAGCCTGTGCACCTTGAGCGCCGACCCCTCCGTCGGCCTGGCCCTCAGCGAGGACGAGGCCTCCGTCAAGTGCTACATGGTAGACACGGGCCTTCTCGCCAGCATGGCCTTTGACTCGAGTGGCAGCGTCATGCCCGAGGCGTACAGGCAGGTGCTCACGGGTTCGATCGAGGTGAGTGAGGGCATGCTCATGGAGAACGCAGTCGCGCAGCAGCTGCGCGCCAACGGCCATCCGCTCCACTTCTACTCGAAATCCTCCACGGTCAAGGAGGAGCGCATGGAGATAGACTTCCTGACCATCCGCCCGTATCCCGGCGCCGCCATGAAGCCGCGGGTGAGCCCCATCGAGATCAAGTCGGGGAAGCGCTACTCGCCCGTCTCCCTCAACAAGTTCAAGGCGAAGTTTGCACGGCGCGTCGGCACCGAGTACGTCCTCCACGCCAAGATTCTGAAGGTCGAAGGCGATCGGGTGTTCCTCCCTCTCTACATGTCGATCTGCATATAG